A stretch of Gemmobacter fulvus DNA encodes these proteins:
- a CDS encoding phage head-tail joining protein: protein MADLAQLTAWRDALMAARYQGIRTVEYDGKRVTYATDAEMAAALGDLNRQITGTTARIAVVRIQSSKGL, encoded by the coding sequence ATGGCCGACCTCGCCCAACTCACCGCCTGGCGCGATGCTCTAATGGCGGCCCGCTACCAGGGCATCCGCACCGTCGAATACGACGGCAAGCGGGTCACCTATGCGACCGACGCAGAAATGGCGGCCGCGCTGGGCGACCTCAACCGGCAAATCACCGGCACCACGGCACGCATCGCCGTGGTCCGCATCCAATCCTCGAAAGGGCTTTGA
- a CDS encoding DUF2190 family protein translates to MKNHIQKGDVITVPASAGGIASGEGAIIGNIFGIAAYSAAVGEPVELATTGVYQLPKATAAVLTVGARVAWDNTAKNINVPGTGRFPVGVATEAAGNGITSVAVRLDGVGTVAD, encoded by the coding sequence ATGAAGAACCATATTCAGAAAGGTGACGTCATCACCGTACCCGCTTCCGCAGGCGGCATCGCCTCTGGCGAGGGGGCGATCATCGGCAACATCTTCGGGATCGCCGCCTACTCTGCCGCCGTGGGCGAACCAGTCGAACTGGCCACCACTGGCGTTTATCAGCTGCCGAAAGCCACGGCTGCGGTTCTGACGGTCGGCGCACGCGTGGCGTGGGACAACACGGCCAAGAACATCAACGTGCCGGGCACTGGACGCTTCCCCGTGGGCGTTGCGACAGAGGCCGCCGGGAACGGCATCACCAGCGTCGCCGTGCGGCTGGATGGCGTGGGGACCGTGGCTGACTGA
- a CDS encoding amidohydrolase, translating into MTDMILTNARVLTMDSATPRAEAVAIAKGKIIAVGSVVEIAALAGPDTQVIDAGGRTVLPGFVESHLHLVLGGNELVQLQIGGLYGFDALKAAFAAYAQQHPDSALLMAQGASYEILGAPVTRHDLDRVIADRPIAMMSPDHHTVWANTAALTAAGLLHGAVMPHGHEVVMGQDGTATGELREFEAFGPILALGGEAHLQLGIATGGEPEPWPDAAMRAVDKDKIAAGLAHCAAHGITSVVNMDGNRYTLALLAEMEAEGRLTARVKVPFHFKPHMDLSELDRAEAMTREFQTDYLSSGFVKMFMDGVVDSRTAYMLHDYPGVPGHRAEPLFPPERFNEICCEIDRRGLQIAVHAIGDGAVRVTIDGYAAAQRANGPRDARHRIEHIELIDRADIPRLGALGITASVQPPHPPGVMDFPLGTMDTVFDRARWPDAYLWKTLKDHGAPVAYASDWPVTDVSVMRGLQASQTRRPFAADCTDERLSLIDSLYAYTAGGAWAAHLDHLTGRLVPGLAADLVMIEGDIESLAPEALGQTEVALTICGGRITYQAA; encoded by the coding sequence ATGACCGATATGATCCTGACCAATGCCCGTGTGCTGACCATGGACAGCGCGACCCCGCGCGCCGAGGCGGTGGCGATTGCCAAAGGGAAAATCATCGCCGTGGGGTCGGTGGTCGAGATTGCCGCGCTCGCCGGGCCTGACACGCAGGTCATTGATGCAGGCGGGCGCACGGTGCTGCCGGGGTTCGTGGAAAGCCATCTGCATCTGGTGCTGGGCGGCAATGAGCTGGTGCAGTTGCAGATTGGTGGGCTGTACGGTTTCGATGCGCTGAAGGCCGCCTTTGCCGCCTATGCGCAGCAACATCCCGACAGCGCGCTGTTGATGGCGCAGGGGGCCTCGTATGAGATCCTGGGCGCGCCGGTGACACGGCACGATCTGGACCGGGTGATTGCGGATCGCCCGATTGCCATGATGTCGCCCGATCATCACACCGTCTGGGCCAATACCGCCGCGCTGACGGCGGCGGGGCTTCTGCATGGTGCGGTGATGCCACATGGGCATGAGGTGGTGATGGGGCAGGATGGCACCGCTACGGGCGAGCTGCGCGAGTTCGAGGCTTTCGGCCCGATTCTGGCACTGGGCGGCGAGGCCCATCTGCAACTGGGCATTGCCACGGGGGGCGAGCCGGAACCCTGGCCCGATGCCGCGATGCGCGCGGTGGACAAGGACAAGATCGCCGCCGGGCTGGCCCATTGTGCCGCGCATGGCATCACCTCGGTGGTGAACATGGATGGCAACCGTTACACCCTCGCTCTGCTGGCCGAGATGGAGGCCGAGGGGCGGCTGACCGCGCGGGTCAAGGTGCCCTTCCATTTCAAGCCGCATATGGATCTGTCAGAACTGGACCGCGCCGAGGCGATGACACGCGAGTTTCAGACCGACTATCTGAGCAGCGGTTTTGTGAAAATGTTCATGGACGGCGTGGTCGACAGCCGCACCGCCTATATGCTGCACGATTATCCGGGGGTGCCGGGGCATCGGGCCGAGCCGCTGTTCCCGCCCGAGCGCTTCAACGAAATCTGTTGCGAGATTGATCGGCGCGGGTTGCAGATCGCTGTTCATGCCATTGGCGATGGTGCGGTGCGGGTGACGATTGACGGATATGCGGCGGCACAGCGTGCAAACGGGCCGCGCGATGCCCGCCACCGGATCGAACATATCGAGCTGATCGACCGGGCGGATATCCCGCGTCTGGGTGCACTGGGGATCACGGCCTCGGTGCAGCCGCCCCATCCGCCAGGTGTGATGGATTTTCCGCTGGGCACCATGGACACGGTGTTCGACCGGGCCCGTTGGCCTGATGCCTATCTGTGGAAAACCCTCAAGGATCACGGTGCGCCGGTCGCCTATGCCTCGGACTGGCCGGTGACCGATGTTTCGGTGATGCGCGGGCTTCAGGCGAGCCAGACCCGGCGCCCCTTTGCGGCGGACTGCACCGATGAACGGCTCAGCCTGATTGACAGCCTTTATGCCTATACCGCAGGCGGTGCCTGGGCCGCGCATCTGGATCACCTGACCGGGCGGCTGGTGCCGGGCCTCGCGGCGGACCTGGTGATGATCGAAGGGGATATCGAGTCGCTTGCACCAGAGGCCTTGGGCCAGACCGAGGTTGCGCTGACGATTTGTGGCGGCCGTATCACCTATCAGGCCGCCTGA
- a CDS encoding agmatinase — protein MTADDSRFFQPVSGFDLPRYAGVPTFMRLPHVTLEDPRLAQVQVGLIGAPWDGGTTNRPGPRHGPRQLRDASTMMRAQNGLTGVRPFERVRCADLGDVAPNPADLMDSMARMQAFYGRVRAVGIVPLTAGGDHLCSLPILRALAQDHPLGMIHFDSHTDLFHSYFGGTLYTHGTPFRRAVEEGLLDPQRVCMIGIRGTTYDGEDRDFARAVGIRVIPIEEFHARGVEDVMAEARAIAGTGDTYVSYDIDFVDPAFAPGTGTPEVGGPNSWQALQAAQGLRGVKIVGADLVEVSPPFDPSGGTAFLGASILFEMLCAIAETLSPDVKDA, from the coding sequence ATGACCGCCGATGACAGCCGTTTTTTCCAGCCGGTTTCCGGCTTTGACCTGCCGCGCTACGCCGGGGTGCCGACGTTCATGCGCCTGCCGCATGTCACGCTGGAGGATCCGCGTCTGGCGCAGGTGCAGGTGGGGCTGATCGGCGCGCCCTGGGATGGCGGCACGACCAACCGCCCCGGCCCGCGCCACGGTCCCCGGCAATTGCGCGATGCCTCGACCATGATGCGCGCGCAGAACGGCCTGACCGGGGTCCGCCCGTTCGAGCGGGTGCGCTGCGCCGATCTGGGTGATGTGGCGCCGAACCCTGCCGATCTGATGGACAGCATGGCGCGGATGCAGGCGTTTTATGGCCGGGTGCGCGCCGTTGGCATCGTGCCGCTGACCGCCGGGGGCGACCATCTGTGCAGCCTGCCGATCCTGCGGGCCCTGGCGCAGGATCATCCGCTGGGCATGATCCATTTCGATAGCCATACAGACCTGTTCCACAGCTATTTCGGCGGCACGCTTTACACGCATGGCACGCCGTTCCGCCGCGCGGTGGAGGAAGGTTTGCTGGATCCACAGCGGGTGTGCATGATCGGCATTCGCGGCACCACCTATGATGGTGAGGACCGTGATTTCGCCCGTGCCGTCGGCATCCGCGTGATTCCGATCGAAGAGTTTCATGCCCGTGGCGTGGAAGATGTGATGGCAGAGGCTCGGGCCATCGCCGGGACGGGCGATACTTATGTCAGCTATGACATCGACTTTGTGGATCCGGCCTTTGCCCCGGGCACCGGCACGCCCGAGGTGGGCGGCCCGAATTCCTGGCAAGCCTTGCAGGCGGCGCAGGGCCTGCGCGGTGTCAAGATCGTGGGGGCGGATCTGGTCGAGGTGTCCCCCCCGTTTGACCCTTCGGGGGGGACGGCCTTTCTGGGCGCGTCGATCCTGTTCGAAATGCTCTGCGCCATTGCCGAAACCCTGTCGCCCGACGTGAAGGACGCCTGA
- a CDS encoding bactofilin family protein, translating into MTLPAESPRPAAMGGRSVIAQDVRIKGDLGSDGIVEVMGEIEGKITARTLVIGAEGYVKGAVMAETVDVRGRMDGRISCVTLTLRAAAQVKADSSYSTLSIESGATVDGRFSKSKA; encoded by the coding sequence ATGACCCTCCCTGCCGAATCGCCCCGCCCCGCCGCCATGGGTGGCCGCTCCGTCATCGCACAGGATGTGCGGATCAAGGGCGACCTTGGCTCTGACGGCATCGTCGAAGTCATGGGCGAGATCGAGGGAAAGATCACCGCGCGCACCCTGGTCATTGGTGCCGAAGGTTATGTGAAGGGCGCCGTCATGGCCGAAACCGTGGATGTGCGCGGCCGGATGGATGGCCGCATCTCTTGCGTCACGCTGACCCTGCGCGCTGCGGCCCAGGTGAAGGCCGACAGCAGCTATTCCACCCTCAGCATCGAAAGCGGTGCCACGGTGGACGGACGGTTCAGCAAATCCAAGGCCTAA
- a CDS encoding PaaI family thioesterase, protein MALVMQAAGLTAFLAQQFPQVAGDFAIDAVTEAELVVRLKVAERHLRPGGTVSGPSMFALADVAAYLAILARIGPVALAVTTNCAMDFMRKPEAGRDLLARTRVLKLGRVLAVTDVLIYSDGGDQPVARAGLTYSIPPR, encoded by the coding sequence ATGGCACTGGTGATGCAGGCGGCGGGCCTGACGGCGTTTCTGGCGCAGCAATTCCCGCAGGTGGCGGGTGATTTTGCGATTGATGCGGTGACAGAGGCCGAGCTTGTGGTGCGGCTGAAGGTGGCCGAGCGGCATTTGCGCCCCGGCGGCACCGTGTCCGGGCCGTCGATGTTCGCGCTGGCCGATGTGGCGGCCTATCTGGCCATTCTGGCGCGGATCGGGCCGGTGGCGCTGGCGGTGACCACCAATTGCGCCATGGATTTCATGCGCAAACCCGAAGCGGGGCGCGATCTGCTGGCCCGCACCCGCGTGTTGAAGCTGGGGCGGGTGCTGGCGGTGACGGATGTGCTGATCTATTCCGACGGTGGCGATCAGCCCGTGGCGCGGGCCGGGCTGACCTATTCGATTCCGCCGCGTTAG